In Miscanthus floridulus cultivar M001 chromosome 8, ASM1932011v1, whole genome shotgun sequence, the sequence tgcttacatagaatggttagttaatgaaccaatgcggctattaataaaaatcgaatataaggacacacgcttagtaatgtttcctgcaaatgcaataaacccataagccagatagctttgcatatccttggagtcttttcttttctcctatccggtaagtcttgttgagtacaattgagtactcagagttttattccctctgttgcaggtgacaggtggatgctagagctgacccttgtgtgtggatacctcctggtgggctcagcgaggatttctttacgctacgatcgtagtttatatttataactcttactaaatatttttataaataaaagttttataatatgttgtcctaGTTATTTATCAATGCTTTATCATATCATGTATAGAaatttattttcgctgtaattctgatagcatgtttatattccgttgttaaattaaattattcataactctgataatatgattatatttcgctgttataataattaatattatactctgatgttgtattaaaagtgatgtaagaaatggttaagaatgatgtaagctttattatctcatttgtgatcctgatggaaaaatatggattttcgggctCTCTCCTGAGGTGTGCCCGACGaaatcgagtaatttagtgttctcctttgggtgcttagtgtctaatagaagacgagcaatcttatgaggcattagattagatggTTCTACTCACCGCGACGGAGATGGGAGACGTCGACGGAGGCCAAACCCTAAGCCTAGTCTCCGTGCGAGATCCCCGTCGCGCAAACTTGCCGTAGTACCAGCCGCACCGTCGTTGTGCCAGCATGCTGGGGACTCGCCGTGCATGTGCGCCAGGACCAGCCACTCCTGCTGCTTCCGGCTGCGgagttttttatttcatccacGAGAATAGAGAGAGAAACAGATAGGATTACGTGAGGGAGGCAGGTGGTGTACTGTCGAAGGATAAAGGGTGGCGGTGGACGACAGTTAATAAATGAGGTACCCTATCTCCACACCGCTCCACCGTTTCTGAAATCTTGAATGAAGCTGGCGTGCAATGTTACTGATTACACCTAAAAAATAAGGTGCTATTTAGATAATGAGTTGGACTTCATGTTTTCAATGTAATTGATTTGTAGATTTCTTAATACGTTCGTCTAAACTGCAAGCCATGCCACGTGCGTCACCGTAGGCATAGATAAAAACGTGACCTCGGTGCAACGCCCAGCCATATATCTAGTTTATTATAAAAAGAAGATAGCACTAAAAATAGTGCCATGTCAAACCGAGGAAACGTCTAAAGCAGTCAGCCATGGATATGTGATGTTTCCGCAGATGCCACCACCTACGATCGAGCAAGTTCCTGCTGGAGCTGGTGCCCGGATTAGAGGATGCCGCATTCATGCGCATACATCTTCATAAAGTTTGCTGTTGGCGCTTAGGGATGGGCTCCAGCAAagctaaggccagtctcaatggagagtttcacctcccagtttccaacacgtgaaactttgatatgaaacggGTCTCTCCCACAGTGCAAAGTTTCATGGCACGGTTTCATCCCTTATTTTACTATTCACGGGTCCCACCTATCCCTATCATCCCTCTCTTCCCCGCGTGGTCCCGGAGAAGAAAAGTCGCGATGAAACGAAGGAAGGGCCTCAGTGCAGGTTTCACGGCGTTTCCAAAGTTTTGGAAACAGTGCGGATAAGTTTCATGGCCATGAAACgaatctcttctctctcctcccagTTTCATGCAAAAACTGACGTGGCACCTTATTAATTGTGCATGAAACCCCCCATGAaactccattgagactggcctaaccACCACCGGCCGGTGTGCGTGTCCCTCGCCAATTCAAAAGCTACGATTGCACCAATACGGGATACGGATACGCTGATACGGATATATACGGCGATCTTATATTTTTCAAAATCTATGATACGCCGGTACGGCAAGTATATATTATATAATAAATAATACTAGTAATatgcatatgtatatgtataatgtATATTTAATAATAGTAATAGAAAACAGCAAACAGAACTACTGCAACTAGCCACACAAATTAGTTAAGGCCCAATCATGTACAGGCCATCAGATTATAATACTCCAGCAGACCCAAAGTATGTCTAAAAATTCTATATTCACGAGCTGCTACGAGTGCTGGCGACGTGCGGCGATGCCGCGACGTGCGCACCTGTCTCCGTCGATGAGGAACGGAGGAAACAAAATGAGTGGCCACCGAAGAAAGATGGAAGATGCGTTGGATTTTAGTTGAAATCAGGGTGGTCAGTGATAGACACGGGTTGAGCATGAACGGGCCGGCCCATGCGGATCCGAGGAAAAAcaattaagaaaaaaaaatatttagatTGTCTGCTTTGAGATCAGCGCTGCTTTTAAAAATAAGAAGTATCGGAGCCGTTCTCTCTTCTTATATTAGTGCTACCTCCTTTGATTTTCCTTGACAAATTGGATGCCATGTGTCGGACTCGGAAGTATCGGAGCTGTATTGACGAAGTATCGAgattaattttatttattttttagctTGAGTTTTTAGATACTTCCTCGATACGGTATCGGCGACATATCGGAGTATCGGATACGTATCGCGATACTGGTACGGCACTTCGGTGAAGTATCGGGGAATCCTAGCTCAAAAGTCAAAAGAAATGTTCATTTGCACAAGCACAACCGCACATCGTGCTAAAGACTTCTCATTTGATTGCCGCTTTGTCTTAGTTATTAGATTTGGGATTCTGAAAAGGTAAAaacaaattttatttttaattgaaTTAAGGTTGTACTATTGTTGTATGAATAGTTACATTCTTAGTGCAATGTACATGGATTGACGTGTTAAAGTTTGCATTGTTATTATATCTCTCTCTTGTGTATGATTTTCTTCGTTGACACGTGCGCGTCGCACAAGCTTGTCCACTAGTAAATATATAAACAAACACAAGGTTTCGTCCATGCACCCACCAACACAGCGCTGGCGATCGATCGAGCAAGAGGATTAGCTAAGCCAGTAGTGTATACACACTACGTGCGCCACGATGGCGCTCATGGAGTTGAATATACATTGATTCATGTGCTATGGAAACACTTGCAGTCGTGGAGCACCAGAAGCAGAACACTTTTGTATAAATAAACACAAGGTTTCGTTCGTGCACCCGACCAACACAGCGCTAGCAATCGATCGAGAAAGAAAATTATTAGCTAAGCCAGCATAACACTGTATATAAATAAACACAAGGTTTCGTCCGTCCACCCCACCAACACAGCGCTAGCAATCGATCGAGAAAGAATTAGCTAAGCCAGCAGTGTATACACACTACTACGTGGGCACACGATGGCGCTCATGGAGGAGAGCACCACCCAGGGCTTGCTCCAAGCTCACGACGAGTTCTGGCACCTGTCCCTGAGTTACATCAAATCGATCGCGCTCACCGCGGCGCTGGGCCTCGGCATCCCCGACGCGATCCACCaccacggcggcggcgccaccCTCCCCGAGATCCTCGCCAAGACCGAGCTCCACCCATGCAAGCTTCGCGCCCTACGCCGCCTCATGCGCGTGCTCACCGTCACGGGCACCTTTAGCGTCGTCCAGCAACCACCAGCTGGTGACGATGATTCAACCGTCGCCGACGCCTCGGACGAAGCTGTCTACAGGCTGACAGCAACCTCCCGCTTCCTCGTCAGCGACGAGGTGAGCTCGGCGACCTTGGCTCCCTATATGAGACTGGTGCTCCTTCCCATCATCTTCTCCCCGGTCGGGGAGCACATCTGCGCGTGGTTCCGGCAGGAGCACCACGAGCCGTCCGTGTTTGCCCTGGAGTTCGGCCAACAAGCCGCAACGGTCTGGGAAGAAGGTGCGGACGCGAACGCCATACTGAACGAAGGCCTTGCTGCCCAGAGCCGCTTCCTGGTGCCAGATATGCTCAGGGAGTGCGGCGAGGCGGTGTTTCGTGGGATCGACTCATTGGTCGACGTTGGCGGTGGGCATGgtggcgccgccaccgccatcgccgCTGCCTTCCCGCATGTCAAGTGCAGCGTGCTTGACCTCCCGCACGTCGTCGCTGGTGCTCCATCCGATAGCAATGTGCAGCTCGTCGCTGGCGATATGTTTCAGAGTATTCCGCCGGCAACCGCTGTTTTCCTCAAGGTACATATCCGATCCGTCAGACGATCGATCTGTTAGAATGATCTCAATCCCGAgttgggcccaacggcccaactCGGGCCCCTTGacccacgcgccctgatcgggggcgcccagcccactatggctggagggcccctgtcaccctgcgctataaaaagaaggtgggggccggcggctcaaggcacgaggttcaccgtgagccgccacacccacctacaaaccctaacccgatcctaggggcgcagccagtgacgggaagcacctccGCCCGCCGCCACTGCACTGCACCATCGTCTACTACTTCACCGACCGACGCGATGGCCGAGGGCAGCTCCTCCGCCGCCGGATCCTCTTCCTCCGCCCCTGTCAAaccctctggtaaactcctcccacTCTTCCTCTACTTCTCTCTGTCACTGTCTACCGATCCCAAAGTTGTACCCGCTAGATCACTGCTAGACGATCCTAAAGTTATAACATTGGTATCAGTGGTCTACCTAGTCAGTGGATCTCGAGTTTGGGTATACAAGAATCAAATCAAAGTTGTTGACCCGATTTCAATCGGATCAAGAaagttgaaccctaaccctaacggaTCTGGGAATGGGAAAGGAAAAGAAAGGAGACGGGAGGTCCTACCTGGGCCTACCTGTGCTCACCGCCACCGGCACCACTCCCTTGGTCCGGCGGCTGGCCGCCGCCGTTCGCCGGCGCGCGGGTCAGAGGGCAGCGCCGCCGCCTGTGTGCGGTATGCGCATGCGCCTGCTACTGGGCACCGTCGCGAGGCggatcgacggcggcgcgctccgcCTAGGGCGAACGCGCGCGCCGGCGATGAGCCACGCGGTGGCGCCGGTCTTCATCTCtcgggccgccatggccggctgctgctgctgctccgcgcagagagagaagaagagagagcGCGCGGCGCTTGAGAAAGAAGGAAGGAGAGCACAGGGAGCCGCCGGCACTTGCTCCGGCCGGGCCGCCGGTGAGCCGGCGGCGGCGACCCGCAGGCGGCTGCCATGGGTGCTCGCCTCGCTCTGCTGCTCGGCTGCTGCGGCtgagagagaagggagaggatGGAAATGAGGAGTTAGGGTTTTCGGGGCGCCGGCTCGCTGTTTTTGATCCGGCCGAAATCGGCGCTCGTCCGTCGGATGGTTTTGGGTGGCCGAGATCGCTCGGGCCAACTTTTGGCCTAGGCGGGCAGAGGCGGCAGGCCGATtagccggcccaggcccacgttagGGCCTGGGACCGGATCGGCATGTGGCGCTGGCGGGAAAGGCCGGCTGGGCCGGGCCGAATTCGGTGTCTTGGGCCCCAAACaacgaacaaaaaaaaaaaaaaaaaaaaagcgggGCCGCTGCGCTGGCCGGGCCGCCGAGCTGGGCTGGGCCGCCAGCAGGCAGCAGCGCGCGCGCGTGCGGGAGGCCGTGGGCCGAGGCTCCGAGTTGTGGGccgaaatgtttttttttttttttttttttttttgccttttggAAATTACAGTTATGGTTTTTCTAttttccagaatcattttgaTGCATATTTGAATGCATTTTGAATTGAAAGATGATAATTTTTCTGCACAAATTTGTCCAACGATAATTTGTTCAGACAACAGTAAAGTTATTTCTCAAATGTTTCTGGAAAATTGATTATACAAAAGTaaaagtttccgctgcgtatttaaattGTTAtcgttttcattattaaattcgaaccaacgggagagttTAATATTTGAAAATGGATAATTTTACTGtgattataatgttgttattattctgaccaacgttgattaatagcaatattatgaTGTGGATTAATAGTTGTTgcctacattaattctatttctgcccaacggtgatttaGAATTATTGCAAAGTAAATTTTATATTATGTTCTCACCTCATATGAATTGTAATTTCAGGTAGTTCCTCCCTGATGTCTGCCCTGAGAGAGATTCCACCACTGAGGGGAGACAACTACCTTGAGTGGAAGAGGAAGATTGACTTCACTTTCACTATAGCTGAGGTTGACTGGGTGCTCACTGAACCGTGTCCCACAGTGCCTGTGGAACCGGTGCGGGAGGCCAGTGAAAGTAATGAAGCATGGGACAAAAGGGTGAAAGATTTTGGACCCATAAAGATGGCTTATGACATAAAGCATACTCAATGGGTCAGTGACAACAAGAAATGTTGTGCTGTCATTGAGAATACAATTGACCCAGCTCTTACAGGGTCAATTGAAAAGTGTGACACTGCTGTTGCTTACTTTGAGAGGATCAAGAACCAGTTCACTGGTTCCTCCAAAGTGTATGCTACCCATTTGTTCAGGCAATTGACAAATGAAAAGTTCAAAGGAGGTAGCATACGTGACCATATCCTGAAAATGAGTCACTTGGCAAATAAGCTGAAAGGAATGGAACTGGAGATACAACCACAGCTCCTTATCCATTTTGTTTTAGCTTCCTTGCCTAGAGAGTATGAGAATTTTGTCATAAGCTACAACATGCAGCCTGAGAAATGGGACTTAGACAAGCTCATTGCTCAGTGTGTTGATGAGGAGCTCAGGATCAATGGCCAACCTGGTGGCCAAGCGAACCTGGTCAAAGGGAAGGGCAAAAGGCCCTTCAATCCTGGCTCCCCAGCAAAGAAAGGTCCTATGCAACAGAAACCACACTTTCAGCAACAGGGCAAGCCACAGGCAGGTGAAAACTTGTGCTGGCACTGTGGAAAGGAAGGGCACAAGAAGACTGACTGCCCTGATTGGTTAAGAGAGCTCATGAAGAAAAAGGGTGAGAATATTATTTCATTTGTAAATGAATCTCTGTATGCAAAGTTTTCAAAGTCAACATGGTTTATTGACtctggtgcaactattcatgttgcaaacTCTTTACAGGGATTCATTTCGACGAGAACTACGCTAAAAAGAGAAGAGGCCATTAGCGTTGCGAATGGCGTACAGGCTGCAGTAGAGGCAATTGGAGATGTAGCATTAGATTTACCTAATGGCTATAGTCTTactttgagagatgttttttatgtTCCTACACTGCAGCGCAATTTGATAAGTGTAATAAAgttggatgattcaggttttacCTGTAATTTTGGACATG encodes:
- the LOC136475277 gene encoding 5-pentadecatrienyl resorcinol O-methyltransferase-like — its product is MALMEESTTQGLLQAHDEFWHLSLSYIKSIALTAALGLGIPDAIHHHGGGATLPEILAKTELHPCKLRALRRLMRVLTVTGTFSVVQQPPAGDDDSTVADASDEAVYRLTATSRFLVSDEVSSATLAPYMRLVLLPIIFSPVGEHICAWFRQEHHEPSVFALEFGQQAATVWEEGADANAILNEGLAAQSRFLVPDMLRECGEAVFRGIDSLVDVGGGHGGAATAIAAAFPHVKCSVLDLPHVVAGAPSDSNVQLVAGDMFQSIPPATAVFLKNVLHDWGDDECVKILKSCMQAISPRDAGGKVIVMDVVLGLGHDDKSNIKRLETQVMFDLFVMMGNNGVERDEQEWKKIFIEAGFKDYKIIPIAGTHSVIEVYP